Proteins found in one Anopheles arabiensis isolate DONGOLA unplaced genomic scaffold, AaraD3 Autosomal_pericentromeric_contig0024, whole genome shotgun sequence genomic segment:
- the LOC120908326 gene encoding uncharacterized protein LOC120908326: MEAAGDGAEVLNSRSAEVLNSRGAEVKEVNIVSNTTKKNVECYRCGESHFAYVCKHKRTVCKKCGKIGHLQRVCRTNNRSKSVRLIDEQHQDSEENEEIA; the protein is encoded by the exons ATGGAAGCCGCCGGAGATGGCGCTGAAGTGCTGAATAGCAGAAGTGCTGAAGTGCTGAATAGCAGAGGTGCTGAAGTGAAAGAAGTAAACATCGTGAGCAACACAacgaagaaaaacgtcgagtgtTATAGATGTGGAGAATCACATTTTGCATATGTATGCAAGCACAAAAGAACCGTCTGCAAAAAGTGCGGGAAAATTGGACATTTGCAGCGCGTCTGTCGCACGAACAATAGAAGCAAAAGTGTGAGGTTAATTGACGAACAACATCAAGACAGCGAGGAGAACGAAGAG ATTGCATAG
- the LOC120908318 gene encoding uncharacterized protein LOC120908318, translating into MSLEESIERFWKTDSLVMKDGYSPEERRCEQIFRDTTARNETGRYIVRLPRHPDFGIRLGASKVSAVRRYDLLERRFAKNAKLKEEYHAFMKEYLELGHMSLVRDGDAVPAESYYLPHHPVFKESSTTTKIRVVFDGSSKTTSGYSLNDALCVGPVVQDDLLDQLLRFRTYKVALVGDIAKMYRQILLHPDDRPLVRILFRFEPQQPVQTYQLNTVTYGLAPSSFLATRALIQLADDEVEEATCLRTELAELLQKGGFELRKWTSNCVDVLHGLDEAQVGTTTKMSFDSHEAVKTLGISWVPQGDWLVFEGVCQPDDDVITKRSVLSAIAKMYDPLGMIAPIIIRAKMIMQEIWVSSRDWDESLPEDIVCKWKQFQKEIRSLSQYRMDRFILLPEARNIELHTFADASSAAYGACTYVRCEDAGRVRVMLLASKSKVAPLKNLTIARLELCACVLAAHLHHRIKGAIDVAVNASYFWTDSAICMHWIKAPPSTWKTFVANRVAEIQHFTSGAKWRHVAGVENPADLVSRGMEVSEFNNSRAWRHGPAWLEHSQDAWPMPNPQSIPEVAEQERKELISAVTVCHNELFLYWSSYTRLVNVVSYCMRFIAMLPHLRQ; encoded by the exons ATGTCGCTGGAAGAGAGCATCGAACGATTCTGGAAGACAGATTCATTAGTGATGAAGGATGGCTACTCGCCTGAGGAACGAAGATGCGAGCAGATATTCCGTGATACAACGGCGAGAAATGAGACTGGGCGTTATATCGTACGCTTACCCCGTCATCCCGATTTCGGCATCAGACtgggtgcttccaaggtaAGCGCAGTACGAAGATATGATCTGTTGGAGAGGAGATTCGCTAAAAATGCAAAGTTGAAGGAAGAGTACCATGCGTTTATGAAGGAGTATCTTGAACTCGGGCACATGAGTTTAGTTCGGGATGGAGATGCAGTACCTGCTGAGTCGTATTATTTGCCACATCATCCTGTGTTCAAGGAGTCTAGCACCACAACGAAAATCAGGGTCGTGTTCGACGGTTCTTCTAAAACCACCAGCGGGTACTCGTTGAATGATGCTTTGTGCGTGGGACCAGTGGTGCAGGACGACTTGCTAGATCAGCTTTTGCGGTTCCGCACGTATAAGGTGGCATTAGTTGGCGATATAGCAAAAATGTACCGCCAAATACTTCTTCATCCTGACGATCGACCGTTGGTGCGAATCTTGTTTCGCTTCGAGCCGCAGCAGCCGGTGCAGACCTACCAGCTGAATACTGTTACGTATGGTCTCGCACCTTCATCCTTTCTCGCTACGCGCGCTCTTATTCAGCTGGCTGATGATGAGG TTGAGGAAGCCACCTGCCTACGAACTGAATTGGCTGAGCTACTACAAAAGGGCGGATTTGAGCTGCGGAAATGGACGTCGAACTGTGTTGATGTGCTGCATGGGCTGGATGAGGCACAGGTTGGAACCACAACCAAAATGAGCTTCGATTCTCACGAAGCCGTGAAGACACTTGGCATCAGTTGGGTTCCACAAGGTGATTGGCTGGTGTTTGAAGGTGTGTGCCAGCCAGACGACGATGTGATCACCAAGCGATCTGTGTTATCTGCCATCGCAAAAATGTACGATCCTTTGGGGATGATAGCGCCGATAATCATCCGTGCTAAGATGATTATGCAGGAGATATGGGTGTCGTCACGTGATTGGGATGAATCGTTGCCAGAAGACATCGTATGCAAGTGGAAGCAATTTCAGAAGGAGATACGATCTCTATCACAATATCGAATGGACAGATTCATACTGCTTCCTGAGGCGCGAAACATCGAGCTGCACACTTTTGCTGATGCATCTTCTGCAGCCTATGGTGCTTGCACATATGTGCGGTGTGAAGACGCTGGGCGAGTTCGAGTCATGCTTTTAGCGTCTAAGAGTAAAGTTGCTCCGTTGAAAAATCTGACTATTGCTCGGTTGGAGCTGTGCGCCTGCGTTCTAGCCGCGCACTTGCATCACCGCATAAAAGGTGCCATTGATGTGGCCGTAAATGCATCATATTTTTGGACCGACTCAGCTATCTGCATGCATTGGATCAAGGCGCCACCGAGCACATGGAAAACGTTTGTGGCAAACCGTGTAGCGGAAATCCAGCATTTCACTAGTGGTGCCAAGTGGAGGCACGTAGCTGGAGTCGAAAACCCTGCTGATTTGGTATCGCGTGGGATGGAGGTGTCCGAGTTCAACAACAGTCGAGCGTGGAGGCATGGACCAGCTTGGCTTGAGCATTCGCAGGATGCTTGGCCCATGCCCAATCCACAAAGCATTCCTGAAGTGGCAGAGCAAGAGAGGAAGGAGTTAATTTCGGCAGTTACCGTATGCCACAACGAATTGTTTCTGTATTGGTCATCTTATACTCGCCTGGTGAACGTTGTCAGCTATTGCATGCGATTCATTGCCATGCTCCCTCATCTAAGGCAATAA
- the LOC120908319 gene encoding uncharacterized protein LOC120908319 yields MANAVNLLSRRRTLDEKIQRVIAFADNFVPERDEFRLGLFISDTERVAAEFDTVQQLIEDGAAPEAREMESHFRATTEDALMAARASLQALSRPSHNAIPASSTIGTSGVRLPTISLPEFDGNEMQWATFRDTFEALIHCNEEVLTIQKFHYLRAALKGEAAKLLESIPLCASNYNIAWKSLVDRYANEYLQKKRHLQAMFNIGKVTKESNASLHRLVDDFDRHVKMLHQLGEPTAQWSTVLEYVLCTKLPDETLRTWEDYASTLSSPNYSMLIEFLQRKMRTLESISMNHPATREATHPSFVR; encoded by the coding sequence ATGGCTAACGCTGTAAATTTGCTGTCCAGACGGCGAACCCTGGATGAAAAAATTCAGCGAGTTATAGCATTTGCTGATAATTTTGTGCCTGAGCGGGATGAATTTAGGCTTGGCTTGTTCATCTCCGACACCGAACGTGTTGCAGCAGAGTTCGATACAGTGCAGCAGTTGATCGAGGATGGAGCAGCACCCGAAGCGCGCGAAATGGAGAGCCATTTTCGCGCTACGACTGAGGACGCCTTAATGGCCGCGAGGGCCAGCCTACAAGCGTTGTCGCGGCCATCGCATAATGCTATTCCCGCCTCATCGACCATTGGTACATCTGGAGTGAGGCTGCCAACCATTTCTCTTCCAGAATTTGACGGCAATGAGATGCAATGGGCGACATTTCGGGACACTTTTGAAGCACTAATCCACTGCAACGAAGAGGTGCTAACTATCCAAAAGTTCCATTATCTTCGAGCTGCGCTCAAAGGTGAAGCTGCAAagttgctggaatcgattccgttgTGTGCATCTAACTACAACATTGCCTGGAAATCGTTGGTGGACAGATACGCCAACGAGTATCTACAAAAGAAGCGTCATCTACAGGCAATGTTCAACATCGGCAAGGTGACCAAGGAATCGAACGCATCGTTGCACAGGCTGGTTGACGATTTTGATCGTCACGTTAAGATGCTGCATCAGCTTGGCGAACCAACAGCGCAATGGAGCACCGTGCTAGAATATGTGTTGTGCACCAAGCTTCCCGATGAGACGCTACGGACGTGGGAAGATTATGCTTCCACCCTCAGCAGCCCGAACTACAGCATGCTAATTGAGTTcctgcaaagaaaaatgagaaCATTAGAATCGATTTCTATGAACCATCCGGCAACGAGAGAAGCTACTCATCCTAGTTTTGTACGGTGA